One genomic region from Bacillus rossius redtenbacheri isolate Brsri chromosome 6, Brsri_v3, whole genome shotgun sequence encodes:
- the LOC134533394 gene encoding uncharacterized protein LOC134533394, which translates to MSSCSSLVVSSCAGRAVSSCAGLVVSSCVGRAMSSYAGPAVSSCSSLAMTSCAGLAMSSCSGLVVSSCAGRAVSSCAGLVVSSCVGRAMSSYAGPAVSSCSSLAMTSCAGLAMSSCSSLVVSSCAGRAVSSCAGLVVSSCVGRAMSSYAGPAVSSCSSLAMTSCAGLAMSSCSGLVVSSCAGRAVSSCAGLVVSSCVGRAMSSYAGPAVSSCSSLAMTSCAGLAMSSCSSLVVSSCAGRAVSSCAGLVVSSCVGRAMSSYAGPAVSSCSSLAMTSCAGLAMSSCSGLVVSSCAGRAVSSCAGLVVSSCVGRAMSSYAGPAVSSCSSLAMTSCAGLAMSSCSSLVVSSCAGRAVSSCAGLVVSSCVGRAMSSYAGPAVSSCSSLAMTSCAGLAMSSCSGLVVSSCAGLERLRGSKRRTPVLEGAVQGGGVASPRGSSLTTQVAFRAGFTDAQSGVTRSSLSVSVTPDIDPGYKRTIWTHRPGTGQLAGRVRRAVPMLVGRDPHQPAPGSELTVGEDSKRVPLAGRGRVVGDSQVVEPGGPGGPRADSPAHRLALELSYPDGVAVGLEARAEIFMARRLPDAAAAARSRPPRDARRPAS; encoded by the exons ATGTCGAGCTGCTCTAGCCTGGTCGTGTCGAGCTGTGCTGGCCGGGCCGTGTCGAGCTGTGCCGGCCTGGTCGTGTCGAGCTGTGTTGGCCGGGCCATGTCGAGTTATGCGGGACCGGCTGTGTCGAGCTGCTCTAGCCTGGCTATGACGAGCTGTGCTGGCCTGGCTATGTCGAGCTGCTCTGGCCTGGTCGTGTCGAGCTGTGCTGGCCGGGCCGTGTCGAGCTGTGCCGGCCTGGTCGTGTCGAGCTGTGTTGGCCGGGCCATGTCGAGTTATGCGGGACCGGCTGTGTCGAGCTGCTCTAGCCTGGCTATGACGAGCTGTGCTGGCCTGGCTATGTCGAGCTGCTCTAGCCTGGTCGTGTCGAGCTGTGCTGGCCGGGCCGTGTCGAGCTGTGCCGGCCTGGTCGTGTCGAGCTGTGTTGGCCGGGCCATGTCGAGTTATGCGGGACCGGCTGTGTCGAGCTGCTCTAGCCTGGCTATGACGAGCTGTGCTGGCCTGGCTATGTCGAGCTGCTCTGGCCTGGTCGTGTCGAGCTGTGCTGGCCGGGCCGTGTCGAGCTGTGCCGGCCTGGTCGTGTCGAGCTGTGTTGGCCGGGCCATGTCGAGTTATGCGGGACCGGCTGTGTCGAGCTGCTCTAGCCTGGCTATGACGAGCTGTGCTGGCCTGGCTATGTCGAGCTGCTCTAGCCTGGTCGTGTCGAGCTGTGCTGGCCGGGCCGTGTCGAGCTGTGCCGGCCTGGTCGTGTCGAGCTGTGTTGGCCGGGCCATGTCGAGTTATGCGGGACCGGCTGTGTCGAGCTGCTCTAGCCTGGCTATGACGAGCTGTGCTGGCCTGGCTATGTCGAGCTGCTCTGGCCTGGTCGTGTCGAGCTGTGCTGGCCGGGCCGTGTCGAGCTGTGCCGGCCTGGTCGTGTCGAGCTGTGTTGGCCGGGCCATGTCGAGTTATGCGGGACCGGCTGTGTCGAGCTGCTCTAGCCTGGCTATGACGAGCTGTGCTGGCCTGGCTATGTCGAGCTGCTCTAGCCTGGTCGTGTCGAGCTGTGCTGGCCGGGCCGTGTCGAGCTGTGCCGGCCTGGTCGTGTCGAGCTGTGTTGGCCGGGCCATGTCGAGTTATGCGGGACCGGCTGTGTCGAGCTGCTCTAGCCTGGCTATGACGAGCTGTGCTGGCCTGGCTATGTCGAGCTGCTCTGGCCTGGTCGTGTCGAGCTGTGCCGGCCTGGAGCGCCTACGCGGGTCGAAGAGGAGGACCCCCGTGCTGGAGGGGGCGGTGCAAGGCGGTGGCGTGGCTTCGCCCAGGGGGTCGTCGCTCACG ACCCAAGTAGCTTTCCGAGCGGGGTTCACAGACGCCCAGTCAGGTGTGACGAGGTCGAGCCTGTCTGTATCTGTGACTCCCGACATCGACCCAGGCTATAAAAGAACAATCTGGACTCATCGACCTGGGACGGGACAGCTCGCCGGCAGAGTGCGGCGGGCTGTCCCGATGCTCGTGGGCCGCGACCCGCACCAGCCAGCGCCCGGCTCCGAACTGACGGTCGGCGAAGATAGCAAGCGAGTGCCGCTCGCCGGGCGGGGGCGAGTGGTGGGGGACTCCCAGGTCGTCGAACCGGGGGGCCCAGGAGGACCACGAGCGGACTCGCCGGCGCACCGACTGGCGCTA